The Clostridium sp. AWRP genome has a window encoding:
- a CDS encoding Ig-like domain-containing protein produces the protein MKKIYKQLGIVFVMAFAIMIGCLSNNVFAADQYTGNLIPKMTSNTVPEGRCFSNGYEDGSSYYEYLAFDKSDKDECSIWASATLGSGYLGYEFTSPTIINKYTITSRNNNYAFTQSPINWTFEGSNDGQKWTTLDNRTGISDWKVCEKKEFTFNNDIAYKMYRINISYIGAGSTDRPSIGELEMMQKLSSSTSITMDKTTDSLQVGKTDTLTATITPDNATNKNVAWKSSDESIATVDQTGKVTAVKEGTATITATTTDGSNLSASCVVTVTPQGTTPTNPTDNTGNAILNLTMTNGNIKSYTVSMSKVNDFISWYNNRSAGSNGSPYYAFDKTDNLQPFSKKTEYVVFDKISSFEVDEYTKQ, from the coding sequence ATGAAAAAAATTTATAAACAATTAGGGATTGTATTTGTAATGGCTTTTGCCATTATGATAGGATGCCTTAGTAATAATGTTTTTGCTGCAGATCAATATACGGGTAATTTAATACCTAAAATGACAAGCAACACTGTTCCAGAGGGAAGGTGTTTTTCTAATGGATATGAAGATGGATCTAGTTACTATGAGTATTTAGCGTTTGATAAATCAGATAAAGATGAGTGCTCAATTTGGGCATCAGCCACGCTAGGTAGCGGATATTTAGGGTATGAATTTACTAGCCCAACAATTATTAATAAATATACCATTACTTCAAGAAATAATAATTATGCATTTACTCAATCACCTATTAATTGGACGTTTGAAGGTAGTAATGATGGTCAAAAATGGACAACGTTGGATAATAGAACAGGTATATCAGATTGGAAAGTATGTGAAAAAAAAGAGTTTACTTTTAACAATGATATTGCATATAAAATGTATAGAATAAATATTAGCTATATAGGAGCAGGAAGTACCGATAGGCCTTCAATTGGTGAACTTGAAATGATGCAAAAATTATCATCTTCAACGAGCATAACGATGGATAAAACTACAGATAGTTTACAAGTAGGAAAAACAGATACTTTAACAGCAACAATAACTCCAGACAATGCAACAAACAAAAATGTAGCTTGGAAGTCAAGTGACGAATCAATAGCAACAGTAGATCAAACAGGTAAAGTTACAGCAGTGAAAGAAGGAACAGCTACAATAACAGCAACAACAACTGATGGTAGTAATCTGAGTGCCTCATGTGTTGTTACTGTAACACCACAAGGTACAACACCAACTAATCCAACAGATAATACTGGCAATGCTATTTTAAATTTAACTATGACTAATGGTAATATAAAATCATATACAGTAAGCATGAGTAAAGTAAATGATTTTATTAGTTGGTATAATAACAGGTCTGCAGGTAGTAATGGAAGCCCATATTATGCGTTTGATAAGACAGATAATTTGCAACCTTTCAGTAAGAAAACTGAATATGTTGTATTTGATAAAATATCATCCTTTGAAGTGGATGAATATACAAAACAATGA
- a CDS encoding transposase: MAKSKWNTVKDKLVLVEGWARDGLTDEQIAHNLGISIQTFYTYKKQHIEFFEALKKGKEVVDFEVENALLKRALGYEYEEVTKERMVRKDEKGKVLTDIHGFPTYEMVVTKTVKKVATPDTTAQIFWLKNRKPKEWKDKQDIEHSGSIGVKKLEDFF; this comes from the coding sequence ATGGCAAAGTCAAAATGGAATACTGTAAAAGATAAACTGGTATTAGTTGAAGGCTGGGCCAGAGATGGACTCACCGATGAACAAATAGCTCATAATTTGGGTATAAGTATCCAAACATTCTACACATATAAGAAACAGCATATTGAGTTTTTTGAGGCCTTAAAAAAGGGAAAGGAAGTAGTTGACTTTGAAGTTGAAAATGCATTATTAAAAAGGGCGCTAGGCTATGAATATGAGGAAGTTACTAAAGAAAGAATGGTAAGAAAAGATGAAAAAGGTAAAGTGCTTACAGATATTCACGGCTTTCCTACTTATGAAATGGTAGTTACAAAAACGGTTAAAAAAGTTGCGACTCCTGATACTACAGCTCAAATATTCTGGCTGAAAAACAGAAAACCTAAAGAATGGAAAGATAAGCAGGATATAGAGCACTCTGGCAGTATAGGCGTTAAAAAGCTTGAAGATTTCTTTTAA
- a CDS encoding head fiber protein gives MAISDAQRDKLNGMSPTCRDVKLGTEIQNIGKRVAVTQANSAAVDVTGLVEDFNALLAKLKAAGLMASS, from the coding sequence ATGGCAATTTCAGATGCACAAAGAGATAAATTAAATGGAATGTCTCCAACTTGTAGGGACGTAAAGCTAGGTACAGAGATACAAAATATAGGTAAGAGAGTGGCAGTAACACAAGCAAATAGTGCTGCAGTAGATGTAACAGGATTGGTAGAAGATTTTAACGCATTGTTAGCAAAACTAAAGGCAGCAGGATTAATGGCTAGTTCATAG